The sequence CACGATCCACACATCTAAGCCGGGCGTCGTGATCGGCAAGAGCGGCGCGCAAGTCAACCAGCTCCGGGACGAGCTCCAGCACCTGACCAAGAAGGAAGTCTTCATCGACATCAAGGCGGTCGACAACCCAGAGGCCGATGCCCAGCTCGTGGCGGAGCAGATCGCGCGCCAGCTCGAGCAGCGCGTCGGGTTCCGGCGGGTTCTGAAGCGTTCGGTGTCGCAGGCGATGCGGGCCGGGGCCAAGGGGATCCGCGTGGTGGCCTCGGGGCGCATAGGGGGCGCCGAGATGGCGAGGACCGAGGGGTACCGCGAGGGGCGCGTTCCGCTACACACTCTGCGGGCCGACATCGACTACGCGACCGCGACCGCCGTGACCACCTTCGGCGCGGTCGGGGTGAAGGTCTGGATCTTCCATGGCGAGATCCTGGACGCGGAAGAGGCGATGAGCTCTCCGACGGGAAGGGCCGAGGGACGGCGTCCGGGCCGAGCCTGATCGAGAACGGTAGGGGAGAAGGAGTGAAGATCCCATGTTGATGCCGAAGCGGGTCAAGCATCGCAAGCAGCAGAGGGGCCGGATGGGCGGAGTCGCGATCCGCGGTGGCTCCCTGACCTTCGGGGAGTACGGCCTCAAGGCAATCGACCCGGCGTGGGTCACGAACGTCCAGATCGAGGCGGCGCGCGTGGCCATCAACCGGCACATCAAGCGCGGCGGGAAGATGTGGATCCGGATCTTCCCGGACAAGCCGATCACGAAGAAGCCGGCCGAAACCCGCATGGGAAGCGGCAAGGGGAATCCGGAGGGGTGGGTGGCCGTGATCAAGCCCGGCCGCATCCTCTTCGAGCTCGAGGGGATCAGCGAGCAGCTCGCCCGCGAGGCATTGCGCCTCGGGGCGTCGAAGCTCCCCGTGAAGACGCGGATTGTCGTTCGGGAGAACTGACGGGGGATCTGACGATGAGGGAACACTCTCCAAAGGCGTTGAGAGAGATGACGGAGGACGAGCTCCGCGGCAAGGCAAGGGAGTTGCAGGAGGCGATGTTCAATCTGCGCTTCCGCAACTCGATGAAGCAGCTCGACAACCCGCTCAAGATCCGCGAGATCCGTCGGGCTCTGGCGCGGATCGAGACGCTGCTCGCCGAACACAAGAAGGGGATCCGCCGCCTGGCCGATCACGGCAGCGGGACGAGGTGAGGAATCCGATGACGGATAGAGATCAGCGCAAGGTCCGGGAAGGGACGGTCGTCAGCAGCAAGATGGACAAGACCGTCGTCATCGAGCAGAAGAGGCGGATGTCGCATCCGATCTACAAGCGGTACATCACGCTCACGAAGAAGTACTACGCCCACGATGAGCGCAACGAATGCCACGTCGGCGACATCGTGCGGATCATGGAGACGCGCCCGTTGAGCAAGATGAAGCGCTGGCGGGTGGTGGAGGTTCTCGAGAAGGCCAAGTAGGGGAGGAGACGAATCCTCTCCCGGGGACGATGGGGTGAAGAGATGATCCAGCAGCAGACGATGTTGACGATCTCGGACAACTCGGGCGCGCGCCGAGCGATGTGCATCAAGGTGCTCGGCGGCACGAGGCGCCGCTACGCCAGCGTTGGCGACATCATCGTGGTTGCGATCAAGGATGCGATCCCGAACGGGGCGGTGAAGAAGGGCGAGATGGCGCGGGCCGTGGTCATCCGCACCCGCAAGGAAGTCCGCCGCAAGGACGGCTCCTACATCCGCTTCGATCAGAACGCCGCCGTTCTGATCGATAAGGCGAAGGAGCCCCGAGGGACGCGCATCTTCGGGCCGGTGGCAAGGGAACTGAGGGAGAAGGAGTTCATGAAGATCATCTCCCTCGCCCCCGAGGTGATCTAGATGCGCCCGATCGCGCACGAGACATCGACCGGCCGAGAGGAGGAATGAGGTGAAGATCCGCAAGGGCGATACGGTCGTGGTAATCCGCGGCGACGACAAGGGTAAGTCGGGGCGCGTGCTGTCGGTTGACCCCGAAAAGGGGGTTGTCATCGTCCAGAGGGTCCGTCTCGTCGTCCGGCACCAGAAGCCGGGTCGGAAGCAGGCGGTGAGGCAGGGCGAGGTCGAGAAGGAAGCCCCGATCCCGATCTCCGCCGTGGCGCTGGTCGATCCGAAGACGGACAAGCCGACCCGCGTGCGGTCGCGCCGCCCCGAGAAGGACGTGACGGATCGCGTCGCGGCCCGCAGAGCGAAGACCCGGGAGAGCGTCCGAACGGGCATGGACATCGAGAAGCCCGCGTTCAAACCGAGGACCTGAGGCAGCTGACAAGAGCCATTGGGCGGAGTGGATGGTAGAGACATGAGCGAGAAGGCCAAGAAGGCGACCGCGAAGCAGGCAGCGCCCCCCAAGAAGGGAGGCGCGATCGAGCCGCCGGCGGATTCCAGGAGCCGTGCGCTGTACAAGAACGATGTGGTTCCCCACATGATGAAGCGCTTCGCGTACACGAGCGTCATGAGGGTTCCGCGGCTCGTGAAGATCGTCGTCAACATGGGAGTGGGCGACTCCCTGCAGAACATCAAACTCCTCGACGCGGCCGTCGCCGACATGACCGCGATCACGGGGCAGAAGCCCGCGATTCGCAGATCGAGGAAGTCGATCGCGAACTTCAAGCTCCGCGCGGGGCAGCCGATCGGCGCGATGGTCACTCTTCGGGGACCGAGGATGTGGGAGTTCTATGATCGGCTGATGCTCATCGCGGTTCCCAAGATCCGCGACTTCCGCGGCTTCTCGCAGAAGTCGTTCGACGGCCGGGGGAACTACACATTCGGGATCAAGGAACAGGTGATCTTCCCGGAGATCAAGTACGACAAGGTCGAGAAGGTCAGGGGAATGGACGTGACCTTCGTGACATCGGCCCCGAACGATGAAGAGGGCCTCGAGCTGATGAGGGCGATGAAGTTTCCGTTCAGGGAGAAGTGACCGTCGTCAGGCGGGCAACAGGGGAGGCGTAAGTCGCGTGGCAAAGAAGTGCCTGATCGAGAAGTCGAAGCGCAAGCCCAAGTTCGGCGTCCAGGCCTACCACCGGTGT comes from Candidatus Eisenbacteria bacterium and encodes:
- the rplX gene encoding 50S ribosomal protein L24 produces the protein MKIRKGDTVVVIRGDDKGKSGRVLSVDPEKGVVIVQRVRLVVRHQKPGRKQAVRQGEVEKEAPIPISAVALVDPKTDKPTRVRSRRPEKDVTDRVAARRAKTRESVRTGMDIEKPAFKPRT
- the rpsC gene encoding 30S ribosomal protein S3, which translates into the protein MGQKTHPIGFRLGIIKTWDSRWFARKEYANLLEEDLFIKRYLRRRLPNSGVSKMVIERSSNKVDITIHTSKPGVVIGKSGAQVNQLRDELQHLTKKEVFIDIKAVDNPEADAQLVAEQIARQLEQRVGFRRVLKRSVSQAMRAGAKGIRVVASGRIGGAEMARTEGYREGRVPLHTLRADIDYATATAVTTFGAVGVKVWIFHGEILDAEEAMSSPTGRAEGRRPGRA
- a CDS encoding 50S ribosomal protein L29: MREHSPKALREMTEDELRGKARELQEAMFNLRFRNSMKQLDNPLKIREIRRALARIETLLAEHKKGIRRLADHGSGTR
- the rplE gene encoding 50S ribosomal protein L5; amino-acid sequence: MSEKAKKATAKQAAPPKKGGAIEPPADSRSRALYKNDVVPHMMKRFAYTSVMRVPRLVKIVVNMGVGDSLQNIKLLDAAVADMTAITGQKPAIRRSRKSIANFKLRAGQPIGAMVTLRGPRMWEFYDRLMLIAVPKIRDFRGFSQKSFDGRGNYTFGIKEQVIFPEIKYDKVEKVRGMDVTFVTSAPNDEEGLELMRAMKFPFREK
- the rplP gene encoding 50S ribosomal protein L16 gives rise to the protein MLMPKRVKHRKQQRGRMGGVAIRGGSLTFGEYGLKAIDPAWVTNVQIEAARVAINRHIKRGGKMWIRIFPDKPITKKPAETRMGSGKGNPEGWVAVIKPGRILFELEGISEQLAREALRLGASKLPVKTRIVVREN
- the rpsQ gene encoding 30S ribosomal protein S17, which gives rise to MTDRDQRKVREGTVVSSKMDKTVVIEQKRRMSHPIYKRYITLTKKYYAHDERNECHVGDIVRIMETRPLSKMKRWRVVEVLEKAK
- the rplN gene encoding 50S ribosomal protein L14 gives rise to the protein MIQQQTMLTISDNSGARRAMCIKVLGGTRRRYASVGDIIVVAIKDAIPNGAVKKGEMARAVVIRTRKEVRRKDGSYIRFDQNAAVLIDKAKEPRGTRIFGPVARELREKEFMKIISLAPEVI